The following proteins come from a genomic window of Lolium rigidum isolate FL_2022 chromosome 5, APGP_CSIRO_Lrig_0.1, whole genome shotgun sequence:
- the LOC124655011 gene encoding prosaposin-like: MGLGLGAPFFLLTILLLATGSGAVPQPQHKRIIRDYGSIDLEMIEVPDILPIDKEQIMSSKIPVPATRGHPVCSTCENILNKAVSYLSEKQTQDDIMEILHGACSQTFSLEQKCVEMVDSYTNLLFAKVSEIKPDDFCKQHGLCKDVTFLSVEKSESTCTLCHHLVDEVLSKMKDPDAQFEIIQLLIKECDKVQGHVQQCKRMVLEYTPLILVNGEIFLEKNDVCTLMQACDASKKTMVGSFLDGGLRSDV, encoded by the exons ATGGGTTTGGGATTGGGAgcgcccttcttcctcctcaccaTCCTCTTGCTAGCCACTGGCTCGGGAGCTGTGCCGCAACCGCAACACAAGAGGATTATCCGAGACTATG GTTCTATTGATCTTGAAATGATTGAGGTTCCAGATATTCTCCCAATCGACAAGGAGCAAATTATGTCTAGCAAAATTCCTGTCCCTGCTACTAGGGGCCACCCAGTATGCTCAACTTGTGAGAACATCTTAAATAAAGCTGTAAGTTATCTAAGTGAGAAACAAACACAAGATGATATCATGGAGATCCTTCACGGTGCTTGTTCTCAGACATTCTCCTTAGAACAGAAG TGTGTTGAGATGGTGGACTCCTACACAAATCTTCTCTTTGCCAAGGTTAGCGAGATCAAGCCAGATGACTTCTGCAAACAGCATGGCCTCTGCAAGGATGTAACTTTTCTTTCTGTCGAGAAAAGCGAAAGCACTTGCACATTGTGCCACCATCTCGTCGATGAAGTTCTCTCCAAAATGAAAGATCCTGATGCACAG TTTGAGATAATTCAACTTCTAATCAAGGAGTGTGACAAGGTTCAAGGCCATGTCCAGCAG TGCAAGAGAATGGTTCTGGAATATACTCCCCTCATCCTGGTCAACGGCGAGATATTCCTTGAGAAGAACGATGTATGCACGCTTATGCAAGCCTGCGACGCCAGCAAAAAGACGATGGTCGGATCGTTCTTGGATGGGGGCTTGCGGAGCGATGTCTGA
- the LOC124656429 gene encoding basic salivary proline-rich protein 4-like, with protein sequence MASSKRALVVMVVAAMVMAARSSEAARITSDGADADELRFPGFPGVRQRNPGGFPGMPGGGAGAGGRPTSPPAPRFKPFSPPPLQSSPATPPPCGSGAATTQPPLPGFPGLQQPGNGGVSSSPSDCVTPLAGLMTCASFLTGSEPDTPTPQSECCNGLGMFLNSTAAVDDRSLRCLCPVILGDVNRMLPKPIDPVRMMYLPISCGVVLPPQVLFICFTGQPTPPVVSRIPDSWMTPSSTGN encoded by the exons ATGGCGTCGTCGAAGCGCGCGCTGGTCGTGATGGTGGTGGCCGCCATGGTGATGGCGGCGCGGTCATCGGAAGCGGCGAGGATCACTAGCGACGGGGCCGACGCCGACGAGCTCCGGTTCCCGGGGTTCCCGGGCGTCAGGCAGCGCAACCCCGGCGGCTTCCCAGGGATGcccggaggcggagccggagccggaggcaGGCCGACGTCGCCCCCGGCGCCTCGCTTCAAGCCTTTCTCGCCGCCACCATTGCAGTCATCGCCCGCTACgccgccgccgtgcggcagcggcgCGGCGACTACGCAGCCACCGCTGCCCGGGTTCCCGGGCCTGCAGCAGCCAGGCAACGGCGGcgtgtcgtcgtcgccgtcggacTGCGTGACGCCGCTGGCCGGGCTGATGACGTGCGCGTCGTTCCTGACTGGGAGCGAGCCGGACACGCCGACGCCGCAGAGCGAGTGCTGCAACGGGCTGGGCATGTTCCTCAACagcacggcggcggtggacgaCCGGTCGCTGCGGTGCCTGTGCCCGGTCATCCTCGGCGACGTCAACCGCATGCTCCCCAAGCCCATCGACCCCGTCCGCATGATGTACCTCCCCATCTCCTGCGGCGTCGTCCTCCCGCCTCAAGTCCTCTTCATCTGCTTCA CTGGGCAGCCAACCCCGCCAGTGGTCTCGCGTATCCCTGACTCCTGGATGACACCATCTTCAACAGGCAATTAA
- the LOC124653596 gene encoding phosphoglucan phosphatase LSF2, chloroplastic-like has translation MAATANASCLPASQRLPGSGAGVRTRARPAMAAVGCASGRGWFRRRSVRPLLCRSSSAAAGTGGSGRMEDYNTAMKRMMRNPYEYHHDLGMNYAVISDSLIVGSQPQKPEDIDHLKDEENVAYILCLQQDKDIDYWGIDFQAVVTRCKELGIQHMRRPAVDFDPDSLRKQLPKAVSALEWAISQGKGRVYIHCTAGLGRAPAVAICYMFWFENMDLNTAYNKLTSIRPCGPSKKAIRAATYDLAKSDPNKEAFETLPEHAFEGVSVSERKLIQDCVRALYKA, from the exons atggcggccacggccaaCGCCTCCTGCCTCCCTGCCTCTCAGCGCCTCCCGGGAAGCGGCGCCGGCGTCCGGACCAGGGCGAGGCCGGCAATGGCCGCCGTTGGGTGCGCTTCCGGACGCGGCTGGTTTCGCCGGAGGAGCGTGCGGCCTCTCCTCTGCCGCTCGTCTTCCGCTGCGGCCGGAACCGGGGGGAGCGGGAGGATGGAGGACTACAACACCGCCATGAAGCGTATGATGCGGAACCCATacgagtatcaccacgatcttg GTATGAATTATGCTGTCATAAGCGATAGCTTGATTGTTGGCTCACAACCTCAGAAGCCCGAAGATATTGATCACTTAAAAGATGAGGAAAACGTAGCCTACATTCTTTGTCTACAGCAGGACAAGGACATCGACTATTGGGGAATTGATTTCCAAGCTGTTGTCACTAGGTGCAAAGAACTTGGCATTCAGCATATGAGAAGACCG GCAGTAGACTTCGATCCAGATTCATTGAGGAAACAATTGCCCAAAGCAGTTTCAGCACTAGAATGGGCTATATCACAAGGCAAAGGCCGAGTTTATATCCATTGCACTGCTGGACTTGGAAGAGCACCTGCGGTTGCAATTTGTTACATGTTCTGGTTTGAGAATATGGAT CTTAACACGGCTTATAACAAGCTAACCTCCATAAGACCATGTGGACCCAGTAAGAAAGCTATCCGTGCTGCGACCTATGACCTAGCAAAGAGTGATCCAAATAAAGAGGCTTTTGAGACCCTGCCGGAGCATGCTTTTGAGGGAGTATCAGTTTCGGAGAGGAAGTTAATACAGGACTGTGTTCGTGCTCTCTACAAGGCATGA